One Vanessa cardui chromosome 14, ilVanCard2.1, whole genome shotgun sequence DNA segment encodes these proteins:
- the LOC124535405 gene encoding uncharacterized protein LOC124535405, which produces MEPQNEGNSNLNAESRRPFTPHDTTDIFRVGVRPPPFWAEEPAVWFSQLEGNFVLSRITDDDTKFYYVTSTLEHRYAAEVKDIIISPPKTGKYERLKTELIKRLSASREKEVKQLLVHEELGDRRPSQFLRHLQRLAGPSVPDDFIKTIWISRLPTALQPIIVAQKTYDLQALADLADSLHELVPCTPQVASTSAPQSTIDSMAKQIDELTKQVKALSARSHRPRSRSRRRRSPTVQMRSQSNYRKFPLCWYHNKHGKNANKCVKPCDFKSENYQGNR; this is translated from the coding sequence ATGGAACCACAAAATGAAGGTAACTCGAACTTAAATGCCGAGTCACGACGACCATTTACACCTCACGACACGACCGACATATTTCGAGTCGGAGTGCGACCACCACCGTTCTGGGCAGAAGAACCTGCAGTTTGGTTTTCACAACTGGAAGGCAATTTTGTGTTGTCGAGAATCACTGACgacgatacaaaattttattacgttactTCGACATTAGAACACCGTTACGCAGCAGAAGTGaaggatataattatttcaccACCAAAGACAGGGAAGTACGAACGACTTAAAACTGAATTAATCAAGCGTCTGTCAGCCTCGCGCGAGAAAGAGGTAAAACAATTACTTGTTCACGAAGAGTTAGGAGATCGGAGACCATCTCAGTTTCTCCGACACCTGCAAAGATTAGCAGGTCCATCAGTTCCagacgattttattaaaactatttggaTAAGTCGTCTGCCTACTGCTCTTCAACCAATTATTGTGGCTCAGAAAACTTATGACCTTCAAGCTTTGGCTGACTTAGCCGACAGCTTACATGAATTGGTACCGTGCACACCTCAAGTCGCTTCAACATCTGCTCCCCAGTCAACCATTGATTCAATGGCGAAACAAATAGATGAGCTCACAAAGCAAGTAAAAGCTCTGTCTGCTCGCAGTCACAGACCAAGATCGAGATCAAGAAGACGACGTAGCCCGACAGTACAAATGAGATCACAGTCCAACTACAGAAAATTTCCATTATGTTGGTATCACAATAAACACGGAAAGAATGCCAATAAATGTGTGAAGCCATGCGATTTTAAGTCGGAAAACTACCAAGGCAATCGGTAA